From the genome of Uranotaenia lowii strain MFRU-FL chromosome 1, ASM2978415v1, whole genome shotgun sequence, one region includes:
- the LOC129740089 gene encoding uncharacterized protein LOC129740089 produces MLIHLIYCITLLKIIHTQELEITNLYENPILLIKTDKCKIQTGVIKIVHPINLTDIEITIQLLSNIAYKKIQDSDPLTVIIKQKVKQLYNNFYQIKPSKRVKRWDIIGTTWKWISGSPDAEDLRIINGSLNHLVSENNQQVKINNQINDRILQLTNSINTIAVNSQVNKILLNEIDIITTIVNIDTLNKLLTDIQDAILLSKTLTANSRILSMAELHLIYTLLEEQGVYSDLPEEAMNYVTPKIATTQDTLLYILQVPQLSPKESSIFRLFPLNNFNTVIKNCPNYIIKHGKELFLTTEPLQYVQQSSFIQPFSDECILPMIMGTKTHCETISDNKTKTTFVSENSVLITNAKNDLLSTNCGPDNRTVSGNLLVSFINCTISFNQQNFTSKELRMKAEILQGSFHNLIVERKLANVPDIKVINNNTIQNRQKLDHIYLKQYKNDVWNWSLFGGLSLSTISAIIIFTFMLTFYKDLSNRLSKRTRHRRSKIAAKNSSVEDATFSPPGGVTVEPDQV; encoded by the coding sequence ATGTTAATTCACCTTATATATTGCATTACATTGCTAAAAATTATACACACGCAAGAATTAGAAATTACAAATCTGTATGAAAATCCTATCCTTTTAATAAAAACCgacaaatgtaaaattcaaacaGGGGTAATAAAAATTGTGCACCCCATTAATCTAACAGATATTGAAATAACAATTCAACTACTATCGAACAttgcatataaaaaaatacaagactCTGATCCATTAACGGtaataattaaacaaaaagttaaacaaCTATACAAtaacttttatcaaattaagCCGTCGAAAAGAGTGAAGCGATGGGACATCATCGGAACAACCTGGAAATGGATTTCGGGCAGCCCGGACGCGGAGGACCTCAGGATCATCAACGGATCGCTGAACCACCTTGTCAGCGAAAACAATCAACAAGTCAAAATCAACAATCAGATCAACGATCGCATTCTCCAATTAACGAACTCGATCAACACAATTGCAGTCAACTCCCAGGTCAACAAAATACTCCTTAATGAAATCGACATCATAACCACCATCGTGAACATAGACACTTTGAACAAACTACTAACTGATATCCAGGATGCAATACTTCTATCGAAAACTCTCACGGCGAATAGCAGAATTCTGTCAATGGCAGAATTACATCTCATCTATACACTACTTGAAGAACAAGGAGTCTACTCTGATCTACCAGAAGAAGCGATGAACTACGTCACTCCAAAGATAGCAACCACTCAAGACACCCTTCTGTACATCCTACAGGTACCACAACTATCACCAAAAGAGTCATCGATTTTTCGGTTGTTCCCGCTAAACAATTTCAATACGGTAATCAAAAATTGTCCCAACTACATCATCAAACACGGGAAAGAGTTATTTCTTACAACAGAACCATTGCAGTACGTAcagcaatcatcattcatccaGCCCTTCTCCGATGAATGCATTTTACCTATGATCATGGGCACCAAAACCCATTGCGAAACCATCAGTGATAACAAAACAAAGACAACATTTGTCTCAGAAAACTCCGTTCTCATTACCAACGCCAAAAATGACCTATTGTCAACAAATTGTGGTCCCGACAACAGAACTGTGAGCGGAAATTTATTGGTTTCATTCATCAACTGTACGATCAGCTTCAACCAACAAAACTTTACATCCAAAGAATTGAGGATGAAAGCAGAAATTTTGCAAGGATCTTTTCATAACCTAATCGTGGAGAGAAAACTTGCAAATGTTCCCGATATAAAGGTAATCAACAACAACACAATCCAGAATCGACAGAAACTGGATCACATCTACCTCAAACagtacaaaaatgatgtttggaACTGGAGCTTATTCGGAGGCCTTTCGCTATCGACCATTTCAGCTATCATCATTTTCACGTTCATGTTAACTTTCTACAAAGACTTATCCAACAGACTCTCTAAAAGGACACGCCATAGAAGAAGTAAAATTGCAGCAAAGAATTCAAGTGTCGAGGACGCCACTTTTTCACCCCCCGGAGGAGTTACGGTAGAACCCGACCAAGTATAG